Proteins from one Nerophis lumbriciformis linkage group LG08, RoL_Nlum_v2.1, whole genome shotgun sequence genomic window:
- the chrm5a gene encoding muscarinic acetylcholine receptor M5a: MDGERALNATVNTSTKDIQLVTHSLWEVITIATVSAIVSLITIVGNVLVMLSFKVNSQLKTVNNYYLLSLAAADLIIGVFSMNLYTSYILMGYWALGNLSCDLWLAVDYVASNASVMNLLVISFDRYFSITRPLTYRAKRTPKRAGIMIGLAWLVSLVLWAPPILCWQYFVGKRTVPERQCQIQFFSEPIITFGTAIAAFYIPVSVMTILYCRIYKETEKRTKDLAELQGANQTTEPDVTQPRIIQSCFSCKLRSTSHDRNQASWSSSSKSNAAKSTAFTNEEWSKAGQLTTYNSYASSEDEDRSVSPGASQPPFGNRVCEDSKSAAGNESEQLSSYDEDSFFQTPPKSNSQKSGKCMSYKFKPATKDTLPMHQSKNRDTKATFSSAESMNAPSVSKPMDATLKNHMTKRKRMVLIKERKAAQTLSAILLAFILTWTPYNIMVLISTFCSDCIPLSLWHLGYWLCYVNSTVNPMCYALCNKTFQKTFRMLLLCHWKKKRVEEKLYWYGQNPMVGTKLT, encoded by the coding sequence ATGGATGGGGAGCGTGCACTAAATGCCACAGTGAACACCAGTACTAAAGACATCCAACTGGTCACTCATAGTCTTTGGGAAGTGATCACCATAGCGACCGTGTCCGCCATAGTCAGCCTGATCACCATAGTGGGCAACGTCCTAGTGATGCTCTCCTTTAAAGTCAACAGCCAGCTGAAGACGGTGAACAATTACTACCTGCTAAGTCTTGCTGCTGCAGACCTCATCATTGGCGTCTTCTCCATGAACTTGTACACCTCCTACATTCTGATGGGTTACTGGGCCTTGGGGAACCTCTCCTGTGACTTGTGGTTGGCTGTAGACTACGTGGCTAGTAACGCCTCAGTCATGAACCTGCTGGTGATCAGTTTTGACAGATACTTTTCAATCACGAGGCCTCTGACCTACAGAGCCAAACGGACTCCCAAACGGGCTGGCATCATGATTGGTTTGGCTTGGCTGGTGTCTCTTGTTCTGTGGGCTCCGCCTATTCTTTGCTGGCAATACTTTGTTGGAAAAAGAACTGTCCCTGAGAGACAATGTCAGATTCAGTTCTTCTCAGAGCCCATAATAACCTTCGGAACGGCGATAGCAGCGTTTTACATCCCCGTGTCAGTCATGACCATCCTCTACTGTCGGATCTACAAAGAAACAGAAAAAAGGACCAAAGATTTAGCAGAGCTTCAGGGAGCAAACCAGACCACAGAGCCTGACGTCACTCAGCCTAGAATTATCCAATCGTGTTTTAGCTGTAAACTAAGATCTACATCGCATGACCGCAACCAAGCCTCGTGGTCTTCCTCAAGCAAGAGCAATGCTGCCAAGTCCACCGCCTTCACCAATGAGGAGTGGTCCAAAGCTGGTCAGCTGACCACCTACAACAGCTATGCCTCCTCGGAAGACGAAGACAGGTCTGTGTCTCCTGGGGCCTCGCAGCCTCCGTTCGGGAACCGCGTCTGCGAGGACAGCAAGAGCGCTGCAGGAAACGAGAGCGAGCAGCTCAGCAGCTACGACGAGGACAGCTTCTTCCAAACGCCCCCCAAAAGCAACTCTCAGAAGAGCGGCAAGTGCATGTCGTACAAGTTCAAGCCGGCTACCAAAGACACTCTGCCGATGCACCAGAGCAAAAACCGCGACACTAAAGCCACTTTCTCCTCAGCAGAGTCCATGAATGCTCCATCGGTGTCCAAGCCAATGGACGCCACGCTGAAGAACCACATGACCAAGAGGAAGAGGATGGTGCTGATCAAAGAGAGGAAGGCAGCTCAGACTCTTAGCGCTATACTGCTGGCCTTCATCCTAACATGGACGCCCTACAACATCATGGTGCTCATTTCCACCTTCTGCTCCGACTGCATTCCGCTCTCCTTGTGGCACCTGGGCTACTGGCTGTGCTATGTCAACAGCACCGTCAACCCCATGTGCTACGCCCTCTGTAACAAGACTTTCCAAAAGACCTTCCGCATGCTTCTACTCTGCCATTGGAAGAAGAAAAGGGTTGAGGAGAAACTCTACTGGTACGGACAAAACCCAATGGTTGGCACCAAACTTACTTGA